The segment TTCACCGGCTTGCCGATAGGCATTTGCCAAGTTGCGGTAAAGTTGGGCATTTGTCGTATTAAGATGTGTTGCCGTTTCAAACTGCGTTATCGCTTGCCGCGGTTTTTTCAACATCATATAAGCAATACCGAGGCTGTTCCGATATATCGCGCTCTCTGGATATGCGTCAACGAGATGTCCATATACCTCAACTGCTTCTGGATAAGCCTCTGTTTGCAAATAGATATAACCGAGGAGTTCGGATGCTTTCTCATCCTGCGGCTTGATTGCAAGGCACGCCTTGAGTTCTGCCGAGGCGAGTTCCCACTCTGTCCGCTTGATGTGCAGTTCCGCGAGTTGATAACGCGGTTGAAGGTGTTGCGGGTTGTCAAGAATCAAACGTTGCAGTGTGCTCTGTTGTTCCTCTTCACGGGTGAGTGTCTCAAATGTCCGAAGTGCGGCGCGCCCCTCAGCGATCTTCCCTATGCGGAGGTAACAATTCCCAAGATTGAAATGCGCCTTCGCGTGCCGTTTTTGGCGTTTAATGACTGCCTCAAAATGTGGGATTGCTTCTGTAAAATCCTCTGTTTGGAAGTAAGCGAACCCAAGCAGGTAACGGGCTTCACTATCCTCCATCGCTTGTTTGAACTGATGGATTGCATCTCCGATGCGGTTTTGACGAAGGTATGCCTCCCCTAAAAGTCTTCGGGCGCGTAGGAGATCGGGTTGCAAGTGGAGTGCACGTTGCAACGGTTCAACGGCATCTTTCGCGTTCGCCGTGCCGATAAGATATGCCTCGCCGAGGCGAACGTATGCATCGGCGAAATCAGGAGTGAGTTTAATCGTAGTCTGAAGCGCATCAATCGCGGGTTTCCATTGTGATTGTTTACCGTGAAGCACACCGAGTTGATAGTGTGCCTCGGCAAAGGATGCGTCTAATTCTACTGCTCTCTGAAATGCTGTAAGAGCATTGCGGTCATCTTTCTGCGCAAGTGCTTGCATACCTGTTTGATATGCGCGTACTGCCGCAGTAGATGTGTCTTGTTTTGCTGATGTCAGACACGCTGTTGATAGAAAGATTAGTAGAAAAAAACAAAGAAGATTCGTTTTCATGATCCTGTTTCTGAGTGGACATCATTTTAGATTTATGATAGCATATTTCCACGTATCTATCAACCCTCTATCAGGACGCAGCTTGCAAGTCTATCATGAAAATTTTTCTTAAGAAAAATCTAAAGACAACGCAGCCCGTAACGTAGTGGAGGGGTGTTTTTGATAGGGTATTTCTGCGTATTGCTTGGATATTTCTTCAGATATACGTAAAGGCACGCCAAACATGAAACTTACCTCACCGAACCACAAGGAAAATTAAAAAAATGGAATTTGTTCAGTTGACAGATACACAACGCCAAGAATTTGACGAGAATGGTTACCTGATCGTGCGTTCTGCGATTGACAACGAGATGATTGATCGCTTGACGGAAACCGGTGATCGACTCATGGAGTCGTTTGAGTATCACGGCTACTATGCCCATCGGCGGGACGGATTGGTGCAAGAGCCTGCCTTCGCCGACCTCGCGACGCAATCAAAGGCAGTTCCGTTAATTCTTCAACTCCTTGGGACGAATATTCATATTACAAATACCGCGCTCATCCACAAACATCCACAGGCACCTGAGAAGCCAGACAACCGCAATTGGCATCGAGATGTCGGTGTGCATTTAGATGTTGGACATGAAGGGTGCCCGCGTGTCGGCTTGAAGGTAGGGTACTGCTTAACAGATTTCAGTGTGCCGGACTCAGGCGCGACGTGGTTTATCCGAAAAAGCCATAGGTGGGATGAGCCGTTGGGCATCGCTGAAGGTGAAGTTGATCCACTTGAGTATGACGAACCACTTCTCCGAGCAGGCGATGCGTTCCTGTTTGAAAGCCGTATCTATCATGCCGCAGGACTAAATTTCAGGGAGAACACCTCTAAGGTTGTCATCTACGGATACCATTATCGCTGGATTAAGCCGGATTATTACCTCCGGTATTACAACGATAGTCTTCAACCCGATGAGCGATTGGTCGAAAATCTGGACGATCTTAGCAGACAGTTTCTCGGTGCATCCATAGATACGCAGGGCAGACGTGATCCGAACGGTGTTCATTGGGCTGGCACGGAGTGGGCAGCGGCGCACAATCTGAACTTAGAACAAGCACCACAAGTTGTGACCGTTTAAATAAAAGCGAGTGAAGAAGGAGCAAAAATGGCTAAAGTTAAAGAAGTTAAGGTAGGGATCGTTGGGTGTGGTGGAATTGCTGGGGGTAAACATCTTCCCGGTCATCAGGGTGTCAAAGGTGTTTCGATTGTCGCCGCGTGTGATATTGACGAGGCTCGTGCAAAGGCGTTCGCCAAACAGCATGACATTCCACACGTTTTCAGCGATTATGAGGAATTGGCTGCGATGGATGAACTGGATGCGGTGAGTGTTTGTACACCGAATAACTTCCACGCCGGACCCACTATTGCAGCATTGAACGCCGGAAAACACGTTATCTGTGAAAAGCCGATCGCTGCCAATGCTATTGATGGACAAGCGATGGTGGATGCACAGAAAGCGAGTGGCAAGGTACTACAAATCGGTTTACAATCTCGGTTTCGTGCTGAGGCGCGGACACTCCGTAAACTCTATGATGAAGGGTTTTTCGGTGACATCTATTATGCCCGTGCAATGGCGATGCGACGGCGTGGGGTGCCTGCTTCGCCATCGTTTCTCAGTAAAGCCATCGCGGGTGGCGGACCGCTAATTGATATCGGCGTACATATTCTCGATGTGTTGCTCTGGATGATCGGTTGTCCGAAACCCGTTGAAGCGTTCGGAATGGCAGCAACGAAGTTTGGGCATAAAAAGGATGTCATCAATCCATGGGGGAAATGGAATCCTGAAGAATTTGAGGTGGAAGACTTCGCGATGGGCACGATCCGCTTTGAGGGTGGCTTGACGGTAACCTTGGAGACGGCTTGGGCATCGCATATTGAGAACATCGGTGGGACGTTCTTCATGGGAGATTTAGCCGGTGCGACTTATGAACCGCTCCAGATTTATCTTGATAAGGAGGATGAGATGGTGAATTACACGCCGAAACTTCTTACCGGATTACCGAGTGAATTTGAATCGTTCCACAAGGCTGTTCGAGAGGATTTATCATCTCCTGTGCCTGCTGAAGAGGTGCTGAACGTCGCGAAAATCTTTGATGCCCTCTATGAATCTGCGCGAATCGGTCGTTCCGTTCCGATTTTTTAATAGTTGTCAGTCTTCAGTCTTCGGTTTTCGGACAAGAGATACTTGTGGAATTTATGCAAAACGCAACAGCCACAAGATTTAACTGACAACTATTCCGTCTGATAGCTTGCCCGTACGACCGTTTTGATGCCCCCGCGGATGTTGAAATCGCCGACAACTTCTGCCTTCCGCGGTTGGCACGCTGCAACAAAGTCCTCTAATACCTTATTCACAACGTGCTCGTGAAAGATACCGACATCTCGATAGAAGAAGAAATACTCCTTCAACGATTTCAGTTCGACACAGTGTTGATCTGGTACGTAGGTGATACTGAGGGTTGCGAAATCTGGGAGTCCCGTTTTAGGACATACGGCAGTGAACTCAAGATTGGTGATTTCGATTGTATAATCTCGGTGGCTATACTGATTTTCCCATGTCTCAATTGGAGGTGTTTTCAGTTGAGGAATATGGGTCTGTAAATCGTCATAGCCAGTACTTTGATTCATTCAGCATCTCCACTTTTTCCCATTATTGCCTATCAACCGTAGGCAGAAAGGGTGGAAGACTGGAAGATTGGGGCACCCATCCTTCCCTTTTTCCATCCTTCCAGCCAAATGTTGACCACTGATGGCTGATTCCTATGCTACTTCAGAATTACCATCCGACGGGTACTTTCAAATTCGCCTGCGGTAAATGTATAGAAGTAGATACCGCTCGCAACCTTCGTTCCGAATGCGTCTCTTCCATCCCAGTAGGCTGCTTTCTCCTGGCTCAGGTAACTGCCAGCTTCTTGTAGCCCTATGTTCAATTGACGCACAAGCGCGCCACGGATATCGTAGATTTTCAGAACGACTTCCGCCTGTTCTGCCAGATTGTAAGGGAACCAGGTTTCTGGATTGAACGGATTCGGATAATTCTGGAAGACCGTCGTTCGTTTAATATGTCCAAAGGTTGAGAGTAGATGCGACGATGGGTCAACAGAGAAGGGGACATCCGCAGAACGGAATCCAAGGTCGATGGGATTGTAGATAAAAGCGGATCCTGAGTTACCTCCTGCGCTATCGCTACCCGAGGCACCGACGATTGCAAATGAGCCTTTGATCGCGACAGATGCGCCGAACAGATCAGATCTGCTTGTGTCGCCACCGGTAATTCGACGTTTCTCCACCCAAGATAATCCGTCGCGTAAAAAAGAATAAGCGGAACCTTTGTCGATTTGCAAGTTGTCATCGCTAAAGCGATCTACCGGTGGATGGTCATCTTTCCATGAGCCAATGATTGCGGTATCTTCGTGCAGTGCGACGGCTACGCCAAATTCATCTCCGCTCTCGGCATCGGAGGCAGTGAGTTTCGCTTGTTGTGCCCAGGTCTCCCGCGTTTCTACAAAGATGTAGGCGGCTCCCATATCTTCCTGATGCCGATTTTCCTTAGGTGCGCCAACAATCGCAGCACCTTCAATCAAATCAACAGCATAGCCGAATTCGTCGCCAATACCAATATCATTTGAAAGAATTTGAAGCTCTTGTCTCCATGTCGTGCCGTTACGTGTGAAGAGATAGGCTGCACCTGAATCCGGTCCTGCTGCGTTGCTCAAGTGTGCGCCGACGAGCACAGTATCACCGTGAACAGAAACGGAAAATCCAAAGTGATCACCTCGCACGGCATCTCGAGGTGTCAGTTTCGCCTGTTGTGTCCAAGCGTTACCGTTTCGGACAAAGACATAAGCGGCACCGGAATCCGTACCGACTTCATCTTTCGCGTAGGCACCGATTATAGCGGTATTTTCATGGATTGCAACAGTTGATCCAAATTGATCGAAGCCTCCAATATCAGCCCCGATGAGTTTTGCCTGTTGAATCCATTCACCATCTATCCGTATGAAAGCATACACTGCCCCCGCCTCGGGTCCAGCATCATCAACACCCGGCGCGCCAACAAGAATTGTTTCACCACTAATGGCGACACTGTTTCCGAACATATCTCCAGCTTTTCCGTCCTCAGCGGTGAGTTTACCGCGTTGCAACCAGAGAACGCGGTTGCGCTCAAAAATGTATGCTGCACCAGCGTTGGGTGCGATATCATCAGCTTGTTGTGCACCGGAAACAGCGATATTGCCGCTAATAGCGACGGAAGTTCCAAACTGATCCTCGGAAGCGGTTTCTCCGTCACTCAACTTACCACTCTCTACCCACCCACTCTCTTCACTCTTTTGAAAAATGTAGGCAGCACCCGAAGAGCGTCCGCCCGCATCTTGGAGCGGTGCACCAGCGATAATTTCGTTTCCACTAATGGCGACAGCGTATCCGAGTTGATCGCCACCCTTTCTATCGCCCGCTGTTAACTTTGTGTGTTGATTCCAAAACGGTGGCTCATTCTCTGTAAAGACATACGCAGCACCGGACTCTTCTTCACCTACCAGAGCACCTATTGCCCCGATAACTGCGGTTGTTCCGCTAAGGGCAACAGAGACACCGAAGAAGGTCGCACCGTCCGGGTCAATCGGCATCATGCGAAACCGAACGCGGTTTCTTTTTTGCTCCCATACAGTGCCTTCGCGTCTGTAGATGTAAGCAGCACCAATGCCTCTGTTACGCGGTGAGGTCGCAATAGCGAAATCACCGTCGACATCGACTGCGTAACCGAAAAAGTCTTCCGATCTGGTATTGTTACCGATAAGTTTTGTTTGAAGTGTCCAGTTGGATTGATTTCGTACAAAGATATAAGCAGCACCCGCATCAAGTCCAGCTTCATCATCACGAATCGCACCAACGATAGCGGTGTCTGCATCAAGTCCAACGGAATAGCCGAAATATGAGAAGTTGGTACCATCTGGGGCACTAAGTTTCGCTGTCTCTTCCCAGTTTTCTCCGCTCCGCTCAAAGACGTAGACAGAACCTCCGTCTGCAAAGGGTTCATTCGTGCGATGACCACCAACGAGGATAGTATCTCCATCAATGGCTACTGAGGTGCCGAAAAAGTCGCCTGGCGTTTCCTCAGAGCTAACGAGTTTGGTATGCTCTACCCATTCTGTGCCTTGCCGTCTAAAGACATAAGCGGCACCCGAGTTCCTACCGACACCGTCTTTACTTGGTGCACCAATAACGGCATAATCGCTGCTCATGGCGATTATTGTGCCGAATTCGTCTCCATCTGCAGCGTCACTGGTGTTCAGTTTTTGGTGTTGCACCCACCCGGCTTCGCTGCGAAAAAAGACTTGGACTGAACCAACGTCTCTGCCGTGGTCGGTATCATCTTTCGGAACGCCTACCATTGCGTAATTACCATTGATACCGACACTCGCGCCGAGATTGTCTTGGATAACAGCGGCACTCGTGTTGAGTTGCACCCGATCCGCACTACTGTGTGTTACCAACCCAACCCCCAAAAAGAGGGTTAGCATAATTATCTGTACTTTCTTCAATTCTCTTACCCCCACTGTTAGGTATTATCTTGATATGCTTGTGGTTATAAGAATAGACCGTTTGGCATAGTCGTATTTCCTCTGAATTTTACTGCGTTGTGAATACTGTTGATTCGGCGCGTTTTCAGAACGCGGCTGCTAACTGTACACTACTACATATATGTATGCAAATTGTATGCCAACTGGAAACCCGCATAAAATCCGAGAATTTCAACCAATTTCTGACATAATTTATATCATGTTGTTCATTTGTTGAACACTAACGCTGGGAATTAACCTGTCATTCCAAAAATCTCACCCGTATACGCGTGAGTTAACGTAGTTATCTGCAATCTTTCAATTTTCCTGCTATCTACTCAGATACACTAAGTCTATGGATTGTTTTTGCTTTATCTTCACCATACCACAACGCTGTGCCATCCCAAGTCAATCCATGCGGTTCACTTGGGCATGAAACGGAATTGAGTACTTCACCAGATTCGGGGTCGATTCGGTAAACGACATGGTCGTTCGTGTCGGCGTTCCAAAGTGCCTCACCATCCCATGCAAGTCCGTGGGCACGACCACCGGGTGTCTGGAGTTCGGCGAGGATCTCACCCGTCTCAGGACACTGTTTGATAAACCGACCCGTGTTCATGTCAACGCTCCAGAGATGCTCGCCATTCCATGCCAACCCGTGCGGTCCTTCTCCAGGCGATTTAAACGTCGTAACGACTTCCAAGTCGGGAATCGTAAGTTTGTAGAAGGTTTGTTGCCATATACTGTTATACCAGAGATGCTCGCCGTCCCATTCTATACCGGCACCGCCGGGGTAGGCAGGCGAAAGCGAGAGTTCAACCTCGCCGGTTTCAGGGTTGATTTTGTGGATGGGTCCAACTCCTTCAACACTCCAAAGTGATGTTCCATCCCAGGCGAGTCCATTTGTGCCAGCACCAGGTGCTGTAAGTTGACGGGCAGTTGTTTCACTCATTTTTTCGTTTCCCCCTTTTTTAACTATTCTGCTTCTAAAAGCGCATCCTGAATTTCAGTGATAACATCCTGTTCGGTTTCAATGGTTAATCGCTTCTGTAATGTTCGTTTGGCAGCATCGCCGCCGATTTTCCCTAATGCCCATGCGGCATGGCTCCGGACTACAGGTTCATCATCTGCTAATGCGTCCTTGAGTGCTGGAACGGCACGCTGGGTACCCCAGTTACCAATGGCGACCAACACATTTCGTAGGAAACCCCGGCGTTTGGCACGTTTGATAGGGCTTCCCTTGAATTGCTGGCTAAACTCCTCTTGTGTCATACCCACGAGTGAGAGCAACTTGGGTGCGAAGTTTCCATCGCGGGGTTGAAACCCCGGTTCGGTTGTTGAGACCGCTTTGCTATTCCATGGACAGACCTCTTGGCAGATGTCGCAGCCAAAAATCCAGTTTCCAATTTCGGGACGAAGTGCCTTCGGAATGCTCTCCTTCAGTTCTATTGTCAGGTAAGAGATGCAAAGTCGAGAATCGAGAAGGTTCGGTTCAACGATTGCATCTGTCGGGCACGCTTCGATACAGCGTGTGCAAGTCCCACAACTCCCGCGAAGCTCCGGCGTATCGGATTCCAACGCGATGTTGACGAGTACCTCCGCAAGGAAATACCATGAACCCGAACGCCAGTGAATCAGGTTCGTGTTCTTACCGATCCAGCCGATACCTGCTTTCTGTGCGTATTCCCTTTCGATAATAGGTGCGGTATCAACACATACGCGAGTTTTCAATTCACTTTCAGCAGTCTGTTTGATAAAAGTAACAAGTTCTAAAAGACGTTCACGAATAAGTTCGTGATAATCATCACCCCACGCGTAGCGGGAGATCTGTCCTCGTCCCGGATCCTGTGCGAGTGCTTTCGGCGGGTCGAGTGTATAATAATTCATCGCGAGGCTAATAACAGATTTCGCCTCTGCGAGAAGTTGCCGGACATCCGTCTTGAGGGAGAGATGCTTTTCGAGATAATGCATCTTCCCAGCGTACCCGTTTTCTATCCACTCTCGGTATCGCGCAATTGTTTCGCTGTGCGCTACGGGTATGATTCCGACGAGTTCAAATCCAAGTTCGTTTGCGTGCGCCTGAATTTGCTGCGTTAGTGTTGACATTAACAAGTCCCACGCGGATAAGATCCCAGAACGTTGACATTCCGACACAATTCTTCAAGCTGCCCGAGTGCCACGATGACGCGTTTGTCGGCAATATGACCTTCCATCTCAACAAAAAAGATATACTCCCACGGTTTGGCGCGCGACGGCAAAGATTCTAAATAATTCAAATTTAGTTCCGCTTTCTCTAAAATGCCGAGTGCTTCGTGCAGTGCGCCGACCTTGTCTCGAATTGCGAAGAACATCGAAGTCCGATCGTGTCCACTCGGATCTGGCATGTGTCTTCCGATCACAAAGAAGCGAGTTGTGTTATCGGGTTCATCCATAATGGTATTGGCGACGATTGGCACCTGATAGATTTCGCCTGCGAGTTCACTTGCAATAGCGGCTGCTGACGGTTCTTGTGCCGCGCGTTGCGCCGCCTCAGAGGTACTAACAACCTCAATCTGTTCAACATTACTGAGATGTCGCTTTAGCCATGTCTTACATTGCGCGAAGGGTTGCGGATGTGAGTAGATACACCGAATTTCTGAGAGCGGGGATTTTGATAAAAGGTGCTGTCTTATCGGTTGAAATGTCTCCGCACAAATCCACAACGGTGTACGTTGGAGGCGTTCCAAAACATCGCGAACAGTGCCTTGGGCTGAATTTTCAATAGCCACGACACCGTAGTCCGCTCTCCCAGATTCAACCTCCGTAAAAATATCAATCTGCGGACTGATAGGGATTAATTCAGTTGACGTACCGAAATGAGAGAGTGCTGCTAAGTGTCCGAAACTCCCAACAGGACCGAGGAAGGCGACCCGCTCCGGATCCTGCAAAGAACGGGAGGCAGATAGAATCTCGGTCCAGATCGTCTCAAGCGCGGCTTCAGGAAACTCGCCGTGATTCTGCGCCTTCAAGCGTTCAATAATCTGTTTCTGCCGATGCGGAACATAGACCTGTGCAACGCCTGTTTCTGCTTTTAGCTCACCGACCTGCTTGGAAATTTCAGCTCGTTTCTGTAGCAGTGCTAAAATTTGGTCGTCAATCTCATTAATCTGGTCTCGGTACTTTGTTAAGTCCAATTCTTTCTAATTTTCCTTAGCGTGGCTATCAGCTGTCAGCCGTCGGCTGTCAGTTACTCGTGTGGCCGTTGCAAACATTTGTAACCCCCACAGAACCCCTGGACTTTGACCAAGAACGCGTGCCTTAGTGAAAAATATCTGTAGACGCGTTCTTGGTCAAAACCGATAACCTTAACCATCAACTCGTGCTTTAACATTTATAACGGCGGCGAGTTGATGGTTAAAACTCTTAAACTAACCGTTCAATTTCTTCATTGCCGCAATCATCTCATCGTCTGAGGGATTATTTTTCACCATCTCAGTGAATTCCTCAGCACTTACCTCGTGTTCCTCCAGGAACAGCTTATCTTGCGGTCACGGGTAGATATATTCACCAAGAATACCCTGCAGTTTTGCATTGGCTTTATCACTGATTCTGGCTAACCATGGGATATCCCCGATAATCATATCTCGGTGACGCGGTTTCCAATCGAGAGCCATCTGTTTCACCTCCTTTAATAGTTGTCAGTTATCGGTTACTGGTTTGTGGCGGACAAAACTTATGCAACTGCCACAAGAGTCTCTTAACTGAAAACTGACAACCGAAAACTGATAACTATTTTCACTGTGTATTTCCCTCAAGTTGGCGCAAGGCTTCCTCTAAACGTTGAAGAGAACGTCCATATTCCGCCCAATTGCCCGCACGTTGCGCACTTTGTGCCTGATTGAAATAGCGGTTTGCTTGTTCAACAAGTCCGCGTAATGAGACTTGCGCGGTGCCTGGATCTGCTGCTGTTAGATCGTCAGTTGTAGCCGTAGCAGTGGTCTGAAACCGCGTTCCCGGTCCGAACATCTTAATAAGTGCCTCATCGAGGCTTTCACCCCAGACGACCTCGTTTCCGTATCCGATGACGACCCGTCTCAATTCGGGAATAGCGGTTGTTTCATCTTCGGACTGTATATAGATAGGTTCAACATAGAGCAGAGAGTCGTTCATCGGCAGAATCAACAGATTTCCACGTAAGACGCGGGATCCCTCCGTATTCCAAAGACTAATCTGCTGCGAAATTTCCGGTTCTTGGCTGATAAAGTTTTCCACCTGCATAGGACCTGCGACCTGTTTCCCTTTGGGGAAACGATAGACAAGGAGTTGTCCATATTGGGGTAGATCACATCGAGCGGCGAGCCATGCAGTAAGATTCGGTTTCTTGAAGGGTGTATAGGGCAACATCAACATGAATTCAGGATTTTCCAGCCCGGGTAGCCTGATAACGACGTAGTATGGTTCAACAGGTTGTCCCTCAACTGCTGCACGTTGAACTGTCGGTTGTTGTGGACCAAATGGGCTTCTTGGCTGTTGTGCCACTTGTCGTGTTTGAGCATCTGTGTTGTCATAGAGTTCTCTGCCGATCTCCCATTTATCCTCGCCCGCATAGAAGGTTACCGGATCTTTCATGTGGTAATCTTGATAGACACGGGCTTGGATCAGGAACATGGATGTTGGATATCGAATGTGTGCCTTGAGTTCATCTGGCATCTCCGCAAATGACTTGAAAAGGTCTGGGAAAATTTTGCGATAACATTCCACAATTGGATCCTGTTCCCGTTCCATAATGTAAAAATCGATAGTGCCATCGTAAGCATCAACAATGACCTTAACAGAATTTCGGATGTAGTTCCCCCACGGATCACCGTCTCGTTGTGTATTCGCGGCTTGTTGTCTTCTTTCACCAACGAACTCTCTCATTGAAACTGAATAGGGATACCGATGTGTGATGGTATAGGCATCAATCATCCAGACCAATCGCCCTTTATAGAGGATGATGTAGGGATCACCGTCGTATCGCAAGAAAGGGGCGATTTTCTGAATTCGTCTTTTGATGTTCCGGTCATAGAGAATCTTGCTTGTCGATGAAATTTCACCCGGTAAGACGAAGTTAATCTCATTATTGAATTTGAGCATGTACACCATTTTGCGCCAGAAAGAGTTAAGTTGTACACCGCCCTTTCCTTGATATGCATATTCGGCGTACTGCTGTCCTTCTTGGGGGTAGTCGAACTCAAGCCCTGGGTTCCGTTCTGGGTGTACGATAACATAACGATCTGTCCGTTCACCGTAGTAGATACGTGGCCCCGGTATGTCGCTGAACCGGTGCTCCCACTGTTCGCTGTAGTCGATCGGTGGCAATCCTTGAATGTACATGTTGGGTTTGCCGTTCTCAATCTCGTTAACAGGACTCACAACCGCACCGTATCCGTGCGTATAGGTGTAGGTTTGCTTATACCAATCGTTTCTGATTTCCATC is part of the Candidatus Poribacteria bacterium genome and harbors:
- a CDS encoding UPF0182 family protein, whose product is MDSRTKRFLITIVILAIIGGLGATWVNLYPDFLWFKMVDYFGVFAKILQTKIFVGVIVGICYLAILLINLVLIYRLTPEHLSPAFMGGADFAGVSTDNPGDTRKMIYGVLMLLAVLFSVLMGYTASDRWEIYLRYTNAENLVFRAATPIIVEESLDSTEIPISQLELQAKNIRAGDQINVQINGINQDASIEAVLDNAIRLNTAVQIEPGQKAFFTSPARDPIFDKDISYYVFRMPVERYVCGTLFGIFMLVTIFAIVIYFFHGLITGDTSQFRFSPPFGVKAHLFTLAGITLLLRAWNYQFAMFDLLYATNDVVRGGGGYAAMKARLPILYIMMALTVLCAIVFIISIFLKRNTFAFGGLAVFIIAGILGQVYPLAIQRWQVEPRKQVLEADYINYNIKATLQAYGLAENTVTEEEYPLTEQLSYDDIRSPENAPVFNSIRLWDWRPLRRTFRQLQELRTQYDFIDVDIDRYVVDGEIRQVMLSGRELNINELPMEIRNDWYKQTYTYTHGYGAVVSPVNEIENGKPNMYIQGLPPIDYSEQWEHRFSDIPGPRIYYGERTDRYVIVHPERNPGLEFDYPQEGQQYAEYAYQGKGGVQLNSFWRKMVYMLKFNNEINFVLPGEISSTSKILYDRNIKRRIQKIAPFLRYDGDPYIILYKGRLVWMIDAYTITHRYPYSVSMREFVGERRQQAANTQRDGDPWGNYIRNSVKVIVDAYDGTIDFYIMEREQDPIVECYRKIFPDLFKSFAEMPDELKAHIRYPTSMFLIQARVYQDYHMKDPVTFYAGEDKWEIGRELYDNTDAQTRQVAQQPRSPFGPQQPTVQRAAVEGQPVEPYYVVIRLPGLENPEFMLMLPYTPFKKPNLTAWLAARCDLPQYGQLLVYRFPKGKQVAGPMQVENFISQEPEISQQISLWNTEGSRVLRGNLLILPMNDSLLYVEPIYIQSEDETTAIPELRRVVIGYGNEVVWGESLDEALIKMFGPGTRFQTTATATTDDLTAADPGTAQVSLRGLVEQANRYFNQAQSAQRAGNWAEYGRSLQRLEEALRQLEGNTQ